One genomic window of Fusarium keratoplasticum isolate Fu6.1 chromosome 3, whole genome shotgun sequence includes the following:
- a CDS encoding putative gamma-glutamylcyclotransferase: MNNQPTSRPLFVYGTLRALPLLAWALTGDASNTSTVARLARPAKVYGYARYAVKNRDYPAVVKRTDESSTVDGYLLILETTSQRKKLDDFEGETYKVTAVTVELEDGRTVDGDMYVWDGNMADVSTEPWDLEAFVKERLEDWIDLFDGMELVGED; the protein is encoded by the coding sequence ATGAACAATcagccaacatcaagaccGCTCTTCGTTTACGGAACCTTGAGAGCCCTTCCTCTCTTGGCCTGGGCCCTGACTGGCGATGCATCCAATACCAGTACCGTGGCCCGTCTTGCTCGCCCCGCCAAGGTCTACGGCTACGCACGATACGCAGTCAAGAATCGCGACTACCCAGCTGTTGTCAAGCGCACCGATGAAAGCTCAACGGTGGACGGATATCTGCTGATACTGGAAACGACATCCCAACGCAAGAAGCTGGACGACTTTGAGGGTGAGACCTACAAGGTCACGGCCGTGACTgtggagctggaggatgggAGAACAGTCGACGGGGATATGTATGTCTGGGATGGGAATATGGCCGATGTCTCGACGGAGCCTTGGGATCTGGAGGCTTTTGTCAAAGAAAGGCTGGAGGACTGGATCGATCTTTTCGATGGGATGGAACTGGTCGGGGAAGATTGA